Proteins encoded within one genomic window of Hermetia illucens chromosome 2, iHerIll2.2.curated.20191125, whole genome shotgun sequence:
- the LOC119647536 gene encoding WD repeat-containing protein 26 homolog codes for MQQPGSNSAGNHSSEANGHAIDEERDSQNGATSNGFSEMTTPSRVHLDKTNQDIVRLVGQYLKSVGLDRSASLLMEESGCSLEHPAATKFREHVLSGNWTKADHDLRELDPLLDSKHANIPEMKFLLLEQKYLEFLEDGRPLDALHVLRNELTPLQHNINRVHQLSSYMMCSNNQDLYQRANWGGKGIVSRSQLMERLQTYLPPSVMLAPRRLRTLLTQAVELQTERCQWHDMAWETSLDNISLLTDHCCSVDGFPMQALQVLNDHCDEVWYCKFSPDGLKLATGSKDTTVIIWDVDPVKSVVKFRRTLEGHTYGVSFVDWSPDSKHLLVGGPEECPEIYLWNIEDEKMVVKMSHAMEDSLTCGVFNKDGTRFVTGGVRGQFYLCDLSGSILESWEGVRINGLAFRSDNKTVLAADTHHRIRAYIFDNPRVDYKVVQEQHPIMTFSINSADRLALLNIATQGLHLWDIENKCLVRRFQGVSQGNFTIYSCFGGVHESFIASGSEDNKVYIWHIKREEPLAKLTGHKKTVNCVSWNPVYPSMLASASDDGTIRIWGPKSHQLNHTSESDECSSCSSTSSWNMTS; via the exons ATGCAGCAGCCAGGCTCGAACTCGGCAGGCAACCACAGCTCCGAGGCCAACGGCCACGCAATCGACGAGGAGCGCGACTCGCAGAACGGGGCTACCAGCAACGGCTTCAGCGAAATGACGACCCCGAGTCGCGTGCACCTCGACAAAACCAACCAGGACATCGTGCGCCTCGTTGGGCAGTACTTGAAGAGCGTGGGGCTCGACCGGAGCGCCAGCCTGCTCATGGAGGAGTCCGGCTGCAGCCTGGAGCACCCAGCGGCCACCAAGTTCCGCGAACACGTTTTGTCTGGCAACTGGACAAAGGCAGATCACGACTTGCGG GAACTCGATCCGCTGCTCGACTCGAAACACGCCAACATCCCGGAAATGAAGTTTCTGCTGCTGGAGCAGAAGTACTTGGAGTTCCTGGAGGACGGGCGCCCGCTCGACGCGCTCCACGTCCTCCGCAACGAACTGACCCCGCTGCAGCACAACATCAACCGCGTGCACCAGCTGTCGTCGTACATGATGTGCTCCAACAACCAAGACCTCTACCAAAGAGCCAATTGGGGCGGCAAGGGCATCGTCTCCCGATCTCAGCTCATGGAGCGCCTCCAGACGTATCTGCCGCCTTCCGTGATGCTCGCGCCCCGTCGACTCAGGACGCTCCTGACGCAGGCGGTGGAGCTCCAGACCGAACGCTGCCAGTGGCACGACATGGCCTGGGAGACGAGCCTCGACAACATCTCGCTGCTCACGGACCACTGCTGCTCTGTCGATGGGTTCCCCATGCAGGCCCTGCAGGTGCTCAACGACCACTGCGACGAGGTCTGGTACTGCAAATTCTCGCCGGATGGACTCAAGCTCGCCACCGGCTCCAAGGATACGACGGTCATCATCTGGGACGTTGACCCCGTCAAGTCGGTGGTCAAATTCCGCAGGACGCTGGAGGGCCACACTTACGGGGTGTCTTTCGTGGACTGGAGCCCCGACTCGAAGCATTTACTCGTGGGCGGGCCGGAGGAGTGTCCCGAGATCTATTTGTGGAACATTGAGGACGAGAAGATGGTGGTAAAGATGTCGCACGCGATGGAGGACAGCCTGACGTGCGGCGTGTTCAACAAAGACGGCACCCGGTTCGTTACGGGCGGCGTCCGCGGCCAGTTCTACCTGTGCGACTTGAGCGGGTCGATCCTGGAGAGCTGGGAGGGCGTCCGTATCAACGGGCTCGCCTTCCGGTCCGACAACAAAACCGTTCTCGCTGCTGACACGCATCACCGCATCCGAGC GTATATCTTTGACAATCCCCGCGTGGACTACAAAGTGGTCCAGGAACAGCATCCGATCATGACGTTCAGCATAAACTCGGCCGACCGCCTGGCGCTGCTCAACATCGCTACTCAGGGCCTGCACCTGTGGGACATCGAGAACAAGTGCCTGGTGCGCCGGTTCCAGGGCGTGAGCCAGGGCAACTTCACCATCTACTCGTGCTTCGGCGGCGTGCACGAGAGCTTCATCGCGAGCGGTAGCGAGGACAACAAGGTGTACATCTGGCACATCAAGCGCGAGGAGCCGCTGGCCAAGCTCACGGGGCACAAGAAGACAGTGAACTGCGTGTCCTGGAACCCGGTGTATCCGTCCATGCTGGCCTCGGCCTCCGACGACGGCACCATCCGCATCTGGGGCCCCAAGTCACACCAGCTGAACCACACATCGGAGAGCGACGAGTGCTCGTCGTGCTCGTCCACGTCCTCCTGGAATATGACTTCGTAA